The Streptomyces cathayae DNA segment GAGACCATCGGCGAGGTCGAGGACCTGGCCCGGGACGCGGCCAAGTACTACAAGAACGTGTCCCGTGAGGACATGCGCTTCATCCTCGTCGACGCCGCCGACAAGATCCTCCCCGAGGTGGGTCCGAAGCTCGGCCAGTACGGCAAGGAGCACCTCGAGAGCCGCGGCGTCGAGGTCTACCTCTCCACCTCCATGGACTCCTGCGTCGACGGCCACGTCGTGCTGAAGAACGGCCTCGAGGTCGACTCCCACACCATCGTGTGGACGGCGGGCGTCAAGCCCAACCCGGCCCTGGCCCGCTTCGGCCTGCCGCTGGGCCCGCGCGGCCACGTCGACACCCAGCCGACCCTCCAGGTCACCGACAGTGACTACATCTGGGCCGCGGGCGACAACGCCCAGGTGCCGGACCTCGTGGGCCGCAAGGCCGGCAACGAGAACGCCTGGTGCCCGCCGAACGCCCAGCACGCGCTGCGCCAGGCCAAGGTGCTCGGCGACAACGTGGTCTCCGCCATGAGGGGCTTCCCGCAGAAGGAGTACAGCCACGCCAACAAGGGCGCGGTGGCGGGCCTCGGCCTGCACAAGGGCGTCGCGATGATCGTCGTCGGCAAGATGAAGATCAAGCTGAAGGGCCGGCTGGCCTGGTACATGCACCGCACGTACCACGGCATGGCGATGCCGACCTTCAACCGCAAGATCCGTGTCTTCGCCGACTGGACCCTCGCCATGTTCCTCAAGCGCGAGGTCGTGTCCCTGGGCGCGATCGAGTCCCCGCGCGAGGAGTTCTACGAGGCCGCGAAGCCGGCGCCGGTGCCCGCGGCCGCGGAGCCGGTGAAGACCGAGAAGACGGAGAAGGCCGAGGCCAAGGCTTCCTGAGCCGCCGGTCCCCGGACCGGTCCCGGACCCGTCCGGTCCCAGGCTCATCGGTCACCCGAAGGGGTCGCCCGCCATCCGTGGTGCGGGTGGCCCCTTCGGTGCTTTTGCCTGTTTCTGACGCGTGCCGGGTACGTTCCGGCGGCCGCAGGTGTTTACGTGGTGAGGACATTCCGGGATCGCCTTCCCCGAGCTCTCGACCTCGCTCGAGCAGGGGACGCACCTAGCGGAGGTGTACACCATGAGAGACGCCGCTCCGCGGCTGAAGGGCCTCGTCGAACAGTTGCTGGGCACGCCCGTCCCGCTGCGCATCCGCGCCTGGGACGGATCACAGGCCGGCCCCCCGGGCGCACCGACCCTCGTCGTACGCAACCGCCGGGCCGTGCGCCACCTGCTGTGGAAGCCGGGCGAACTCGGCCTCGCCCGCGCCTGGGTGGCCGGCGACCTGGGCGTCGACGGCGACCTCTACACCGCCCTCGACCTGCTCTCCGGCCTCCTCTGGGAGCGCGCTGAGGGCGCCCCCGCCCCGGCCCGGTCGCTGCGCGACCCCGAGGTCCGTTCCGCCGTCCGCGGCCTCCTCGCGCTGGCCGGCCCGCCGCTGCCGCCCGGCCCGCCCCCGGAGGAGGCCCGCAGGCCCCGCCGCGGCCTGCACACCAAGCGCAGCGACCGACGCGCCATCAGCCACCACTACGACGTCGGCAACGACTTCTACGAGATCGTCCTCGGCCCGTCCATGGTGTACTCCTGCGCCTACTGGCCGGCCCCGCCCCCGCGGGGCACCCTCGAGGAGGCCCAGCGCGACAAGCTGGAACTCGTCTGCCGCAAGCTCGCCCTGACACCGGGCCGGCGCCTGCTGGACGTCGGCTGCGGCTGGGGCTCCATGGCGATCCACGCCGCCCGCGAGCACGAGGTGGACGTCGTCGGCATCACCCTCTCCGGGGAGCAGGCCGCCTACGCCCGTAAGCGCGTCGCCGACGAAGGGCTCACCGACCGCGTCGAGATCAGGGTCCAGGACTACCGGGACGTCCCGGACGGCCCCTACGACGCGATCTCCTCGATCGGCATGGCCGAACACGTCGGCTCCCAGCGGTACCTGGAGTACGCCACGGTCCTGCACCGCCTCCTGAAGCCCGGCGGACGGCTGCTGAACCACCAGATCGCGCGCCGCCCGCAGCGGGACGAATCGGCGTACCGCCTGAACCCGTTCATGGACGCCTACGTCTTCCCCGACGGTGAACTCGCCCCCGTGGGCACCACGGTGTCCCTGCTGGAGCGGGCCGGCTTCGAGGCGTGTGACGTCGAGTCGCTCCGCGAGCACTACGCCCTCACCCTGCGCCGCTGGGTGGCGCAGCTGGAGGCGGGGTGGGACCGGGCCGTCGAACTCGCCGGCCCGGGACGTGCCCGCGTCTGGCTGCTGTACATGGCCGCCTCCGCGCTCGCCTTCGAACACGGCCGCATCGGCGTCAACCAGGTGCTGGCCGTGAAGACCCCCGCCTCCGGCACCTCCGGCCTCCCCCTGCGCGCCCGCACCTGGAACTGACCGGCTCACCCCGGGCCCCGACGCGGAAGGGGCGGGCCCCGTCGCGGTGACCGGTCGTCGGTCACCGCGACGGGGCCCGCCCGCGCGTGCTGTTCGGCCGCGCGTGCCGCGCCTCCTGCCCGGTCACTCGGTCTTGATCGCCTGCAGCATGTTCAGCCGGGCCGCCCGCCGGGCCGGCCACAGCGCCGCCAGCACGCCCACGACACCGGCCAGCAGCAGGAAGAGCGTCAGCCGCTCCCAGGGCAGGACCAGTTCGTACGTCGGCATCCTGGCACCCAGGAGCTGACCGGCCGCCCAGCCGAAGAACACGCCCAGCCCGATGCCGAGCACCCCGCCGAACAGGGAGATCACCAGGGACTCCAGGCGGACCATCCGCTTGACGCCCTGGCGGTCCAGGCCGATCGCGCGCAGCATGCCGATCTCCTGGGACCGCTCGAACACCGACATGGCCAGGGTGTTGATGACCCCGATCACCGCGACCAGCACGGCCATGGCCAGCAGGCCGTAGACCATGTTCAGGATCAGCGTGAACATCTGCGCCAGCTCGTTGGAGAGGTCCTGCTTGTCCTGGACCTTGATCGCGGGGTTGGCGCCGAGGGCCTTCGCCAGACTGTCCTTCGCCGCGTCGGAGGCGCCGTCGGAGGTCTTCACCAGGAGCAGCATGTCGTCCGGGTCCGACTGGTGCGGGGCGAGCGTCGCGGTGTCGAGCATGATGCCGCGGAACATCTCGTTGCCCTCGTAGACACCGGCGACCGTCAGCTTCTGCTTCTTGCCGTCCTCGTAGGCGATGGTGAGGCCGGAACCGGCCTTCCAGCCGCGGCGCTCGGCCGTCTCGTGGTCGACGACGATCCGCGTGCCGCCCACCTCGAAGGCGCCCTCCCGGACCGGGAACTCGGTCAGCCCGCCGATCGCGGCGCCGTCGACACCGGTCAGGAACGCGGTCTCCCCGTCGATGCGGGCCGCCGCGTTGCGCATGGGGCTGACGGCGGTGACGCCGTCGGCCTCCCGCAGCATGCGCCCCACGTCCGGCGTCAGCCCGTGGCCGTTCGCCATGGACACCACGTAGTCGGCCTTGATCGAGGAGGACGCCATCTTGTCGATGGACTTCTGCAGGCTGCCCGCCACCACCGTCATACCGGTGATCAGGGTGAGACCGATCATCAGCGCGGACGCGGTCGCGGCGGTACGGCGCGGATTGCGCACCGAGTTCTGCCGGGCCAGCTTCCCGGACACCCCGAAGAGGCGGAGCACCGGAGCCGCGGCGGCGATCAGCGGGCGGGACAGCAGGGGCGTCAGGACGAACACACCGATGATCAGCAGCACCGCGCCGAGCCCCATGGGGGCCTGGCCGTCCGAGGCGTCCATCGTCGTGGCCACGAGGACCACCGCGACACCGGCCCCCGCGAAGAGCGCGCCGAGCGTGTTGCGCAGCACCAGCGACCTGGTCGTCGCCTGGGCGTGCACCGAGCTCATCGCCGCCACCGGCGGGATCTTCGCGGCCCGCCGCCCGGGCAGCCAGGCGGCGAGCATGGTGATCAGGATGCCGACCGCGAACGCGGTGCCGACGGTGCCCGGCGTGACCACCAGGGGGCCGTCGGGCATGGTCGCGCCCAGCGACCCCACCAGGGACCGCAGCCCGGCGCCGATGCCGACACCGGTGAGCAGCCCGACCACGGCGGCGACCGCACCCACCAGGAACGCCTCGATCAGCACCGACCGCGTGACCTGCCGGCGGGAGGCGCCGACCGCGCGCATCAGCGCCAGTTCCCTGGTGCGCTGGGCGACCAGCATGGTGAAGGTGTTGGCGATGATGAACGTACCGACGAACAACGCGATACCGGCGAACACCAGCAGGCCCTGCTTCAGACCGCTCATCGACGAGGCGATCATCTCCGCCTGCGCGTCGGCGAGTTCGCCGCCGGTTCTGGTGCTGACGGTGCCGGCGGGCAGCGCCTTCTCCAGCTGCGACTGCAGCGCCGCCTCGGAGACGCCGTCCTTCGCCTTGACGGCGATCTCGTCGAACGTGCCCGCCTTGCCGAACATCCTCTGCGCGGTCGCGGTGTCGAACAGGGTGAGGCTTCCACCGGCCGCGACATTGCCGTCGTCCGTGGTGAAGACACCGGTGACGACCGGCTCCAGCACGGGACCGTCGACCGACATCCGTACGGTGTCACCGACCTGGTAGCCGGTGCGCTTCGCGGTCTCGGAGTCGATGAGGATCTCGTCGGCGCCCTTGGGCGCGCGTCCGTCGGTCAGCGGGTAGCGGGGGTCGTCGTCGCCCCAGTAGTTGCCGCCCTGCGACTGGAAGCCGTCGCCGACCAGCTTGCCGTCCTTGCCCGCGAGGGCGGTGAACCCCTGGACGACCCCGATGGCCCGCGCGGCACCGGGCACCCCGGCGCTGTCGTCGACCATGGCCGGAGTCAGCTCGTGGTACTCGCCGGGCTTGTCGCCCTCGGGCTCCCTCCACTCGGCGGTGACGGCGACGTCGATGTGGTCGAAGCCCTTGGCGGACTGCTTCTGGAGAGCGTCGGAGATGGTGTTGGTGAAGACCAGGGTCCCCGACACGAAGGCCACGCCGAGCATCACGGCGAGCACGGTCATCAGGAGCCGGGCCTTGTGCGCGAGCACGTTGCGCAAGGCGGTACGGAACATGGGTGTCTTCTCGGGTATGTAGGTATGAGGGTGGGGATGCGGGCCGCGGGAGGTGCGGCGGGGCGTCGGCATCGGGGCGTCGACCGCTGACGGAACCTCGATCAACGGCGGACGTGACCCTGCTGACGTTGTCTCAGCTGGTGCGCCCCTTGGCGTCGAACTTCTTCATGCGGTCGAGCACCGAGTCGGCCGTCGGCCCGTGCATCTCGTCCACGATCCTGCCGTCCGCGAGGAACACCACCCGGTCCGCGTAGGCCGCGGCGACCGGGTCGTGGGTCACCATGACCACCGTCTGCCCCAGCTCGCGCACGGAGTTGCGCAGGAAGCCCAACACCTCGGCGCCGGAGCGGGAGTCCAGGTTTCCGGTGGGCTCGTCGCCGAAGATGATGTCGGGCTGGGAGGCCAACGCCCGCGCCACGGCCACCCGTTGCTGCTGCCCGCCGGACAGCTGCGCGGGCCGGTGGCTCAGCCGGTCGGACAGGCCGACCATCCGGATCACCTTCTCCAGCCACTCCTTGTCCGGCTTGCGCCCCGCGATGTCCATCGGAAGGGTGATGTTCTCCAGGGCCGTGAGGGTCGGCAGCAGGTTGAACGCCTGGAAGATGAAGCCGATCTTGTCCCGGCGCAGCTTGGTCAGCTGCTTGTCCTTCAGGGAGCCCAGCTCGGTGTCACCGATGCGCACGGAACCGGACGAGAACGTGTCGAGACCGGCGACGCAGTGCATCAGCGTGGACTTGCCGGACCCCGACGGGCCCATGATCGCGGTGAACTCTGCCTGCTGGAAGCCGACGGAGACCTGGTCGAGGGCGACCACCTGGGTCTCGCCCTGGCCGTAGATCTTCGACAGGTCCGTGGCGCGCGCGGCCACGGTGGTGATCCGGTCGGCGGGGGGTCCCCCCGGGCGGAGTCCGGGGGAGGGTGCGGTGGTCACGGGATGGACACTCCTGTCGGGACGGCTGTTTCGCCGGAACGGGGACGTGGTCCATCGTTTCGCGTGTTCACCGCCGTGTAGTCAGCCGCTGCTCCGGTTGTGGGGGGCGACTCGGGGCTGACCGCCGGGGCGGCGGTCATACCTGGGGATGACGCCCGCCCCTGCCTCCGGGAGGAGACGGCCCGAGCGGTGGACATCGGCAGAACGGGTGGAGCGCCCTTGTTCGTACGGTGAAATTCCGTCATTCCGCATGCGCGGCCGGCCCTGGTCAACAAGGCTTGTGGCAAGTGCTGATGGCGCTTTCCGTGGCCTGATGCTCCCTCAGGCGCCAATAAAATAAGACAACATGGGGTCACCGCCCTGCTGTGGGGGAGAGGGGTCCCGATAGGCTCGGCGGGTGCCCGACGCGGAGCCCTTGGCCTGCCCGGATGGTGGAATGCAGACACGGCGAGCTTAAACCTCGCTGCCCCGGCGAGGGGCGTGCCGGTTCAAGTCCGGCTCCGGGCACTATCACCCCCACCGTGGCCGATCCGTGGGAATGCCGAGCCGGTGGCGCGGTGGTGGACCTGTCGCCCGGTGGGACCTGGGCCTCGTACTCGATGCCCTGGATCGTGCGCTCCAGCTTGTCGGCGTCGCGGGCGCAGACGGCTTCCAGGGTTTTCCGAGTCTCGTAGACCTCGGACCTGGGTACCGCCCACACCCTTTGTGAGTACGACGACTCATCGGAAACGGGTCAGGGGGATGTGATGATCCGGGTGTCCGGGGCGGTTCGTGCCTCGGGGGTTTCTCGACGGGGGTGGGGGCTGTGGTCGGTTCGGTGTGGCTGCGGGTGCTGGTCGCGGGGGTGGCCGTGCTCGGGCTGGCCGGGTGCAGCAAGGCGGACCGGGCGGTGATCGGGGCGCCGGGCTGTCCGGACGGGGGGTCCGCCGGGCGTCCGGACCCGGCGCGGCCGCAGACCGGTGCGGTGTGGGCGTACGGGCCGCACTCCGGTCTGCCCGACGGTGCGCGGGCCGGGGGCGCGGTGCCGGGGTGGTCGGACGTCGTCTCGGTCGCCGACAGCGGCTACACCACCGTGGCGGTGAAGGCCGACGGCACCGTCTGGGCGTACGGCACCAACATCAAGGGCTCCCTGGGGCAGGGTGCGCACGAACGCGTCTACGAGGGCGAGCCGCGCCGGGTGGCCGGGATCAGCGACGCGCGCTCCGTCCACGTCGGCGGTGAGACGTTCTTCGTCGTACGGCGGGACGGCACGGTGACGGCCTGGGGGTCGCAGAACATCCTGGTCAACGCGGGGAAGAGGGAAGGGCACCAGGGGGTGCCCACGCCCCGCACCGTCCCCGGTGCCGAGGACGTCGTCTCCATGGGGCCGGGGTCCCTCACCACGTTCGCCCTGCGGTCCGACGGGCGGGTGCTCGGGTGGGGCATCAACCTCACCGACGTCCTGGGGGACGAGGACGGCACCGGCCTGACGGAGGTCGACGGCGTCGAGGGCGTCGTCGACGTGGCCTCGGCGGGCGGCGCGGTGGTCGCGGTGAGGGGCGACGGCCGGGTCTGCGCCTGGGGGAACAACGCTCACGGACTGCTCGGCGTGGAGCCGCACGGCGGCCAGACCGGGCGTCCGGTGCTGGTGCCGGGGCTGGAGAACATCGTGCGGGTGGCGGGCGGCGAGGACCTCGCGTTCGCCCTCGACGAGGACGGTGCCGTCTGGGCCTGGGGGCGCGGGGCGAGCGGTGTCCTCGGCGACGGCGACACCTCGGAGCACTCCTCGGCGAAGCCGGTCCGGGTGCGGGGCCTTCCCGCCGTCCGGAGCATCGCGGCCTTCCAGTACACCGGCCTCGCCGTCGACACCGACGGCGGGCTCTGGGGGTGGGGCTCCGGGCTGGTGCTGGGCGACCACGGCAAGGGCCGGGCCGATGGGACGCCCGTGCGCATCACCGTTCCCGGGCCGGTCCTCGAGGTCTCCGGCCGGCATGTGATCGTCGAGGCGGCCTCCGAGGAGACCGGGGACGGTGCGGGAGCGGCCGGCCGCGGGTGATCTCCGGCCGGTTCCGGACAGGTTCCAGGTCGGTCATGGTTCGAGCCCCTGCGGTGAGGGGAATCACGCGGCCGCGTAGCGTGTTGCGCAGCATGACGAGGGAAAGATCCTTCCTAGGCAGGGGGTCTTTCCTTTGCCTACCCATTACTCTTGAGCCCAAGGCCATGCTGTGTGGCCATGGAGGAGTGCAATGAGGAGCAGAAACCCGGTCTTCTCGCGACGGGGGTTCAGCCGCGACAACGGCTACGCGGGCTTCAACACCGCGCCGCAGGCCGGGGGTCCCGCTGTCGCCACGCAGGGCAACCCGTACGCGCAGCCCACCGGTAGCCCGTACGCGCAGAACCCCTACGCGCAGAACCCGTACGGACAGCAGGATCTGCAGCACGGCGCGCCGCCGCAGGCGCCGGCCGCGACCGGCCGGATGACCATCGACGACGTCATCATGCGCACGGCGAGCACGCTCGGCCTGCTCATCGTCGCCGCGGCCCTCTCCTGGGCCCTGTTGCCCGTCGACGAGGCCAACATCAGCCGGGCCTACGGCATCGGCATCGGCGCCGCGCTGCTCGGCATGGTCCTGGCGCTCGTGCAGTCGTTCAAGCGCAAGGCCTCGCCCGCGCTGATCCTGACGTACGCCGCCGTCGAGGGTGTCTTCCTCGGCGTCATCTCCAACATCGTCGACACCCATGTCGCCAACGGTGCGGCCATGCAGGCCGTGCTCGGCACCATGGCGGTCTTCGCCGGCGTGCTGGTGGCGTACAAGGCGGGCTGGATCCGCGTCAACCGCCGTTTCTACGGCTTCGTGATGGCGGCCGCGCTCGGCTTCATCCTGCTGATGGGCGTGAACCTGCTGTTCGCGGTGTTCGGCGGCGGTGACGGCCTCGGCTTCCGCAGCGGCCCGCTCGGCATCGTCTTCGGCATCGTCGGCATCATCCTCGGTGCCTGCTTCCTCGCCCTGGACTTCAAGCAGGTCGAGGACGGCCTCGCCTACGGCGCTCCGCGCGAGGAGGCATGGTTCGCGGCCTTCGGCCTCACGCTGACGCTGGTGTGGATCTACCTCGAGTTCCTGCGGCTCATCGCGATCTTCAACAGCAGCGACTGACGCCACGCCACAGTGGTGGCACGTGCACGCGAAGGGCCCCGGGGTCTCCCCGGGGCCCTTCGCCGTGGTGCGGACGGTGGGACGTGCCGGCCAGGGGGCGCGTGTGCCTAGAGCAGTTTGCGCGCGGCCCTTCTCAGGTCGTACTCGTGGACGATCGCCTTGGCGTGGCCGTACGCCAGGTCGTACTCGTGGCGGAGCCAGCTGACCTTCTCCTCGAAGCGGAAGAGGGACGGGCCTTCTTCGACGGTGCGCAGCCAGTCGGAGATCTCACGACCGGTGCAGCGCGGGATACGGGCGAGCAGGTTGCGATGGGTCTCCTCGGAGAAGACTTGGGACATCGGCGCCTCCAGCGCAGGGGTGTGAGCCGGTCCTTCAGGTCACCGTGCCTGAGTGTTCGTCCGTTGGCAACAGCCCTGCCACGCCGCGTACGCTCACCGCGTGCTTGATACGACGCCGCTCACCCGTGCCGTGGACCATTTCGCCGACCGCCTGCGGGCCGCGCCGCAGAGCCGGCTGCAGCGGGGAGCCGCTGCCGAGGCGCTCGCTCTGGCCAGGGAGTTGGCGCGGTGGACCCAGCGTGTCGAGGAGCCGGGCACCGAGCCCCGCGAGATGCCCGACGCGGGCATGTTCGCCGCCGCCGACCAGATCTCCGTCGCCGGCCACGACCTGGCCCTCGTACTGAGGGACGAGAGGGAGGTCGAGGAGGCGGTGCGGCTCGTGGAGGAGGCGCAGAAACGCGCCGGGGTGTAGGCGACCGCGGAGGAGGCGCCCCGGGTCAGCCCTGGAGCAGCGCCGGGTCATCCCCGGGTCATCCCCGGGTCAGAGGGACGCGATGACGCGGTCCGCCAGGATGTAGACGTTCTCCTCGCCGCAGGCGAAGGTCAGGGTGTACGCGCCCGAGACGCCGGAGCCGCCGAGCAGGAACGGGGTCTCGCCCTCGCGCAGGGCCGCGGCCAGGCGCTCCGCGGTCTCGCGGTGGCCCGGTGTCATGCACAGCGTCGTGCCGTCGGCGAAGACGTAGACGTCCAGCGTGCCCAGCGGGCCGGGACGGACGTCGGTCAGCTCCACCTCGGAGGCGGCCAGCTCCTCCAGCGTGGACACGGTGCGCTCGTCGTCGGCGACGGCCGGGACCGGAACGGGAACGA contains these protein-coding regions:
- a CDS encoding cyclopropane-fatty-acyl-phospholipid synthase, with translation MRDAAPRLKGLVEQLLGTPVPLRIRAWDGSQAGPPGAPTLVVRNRRAVRHLLWKPGELGLARAWVAGDLGVDGDLYTALDLLSGLLWERAEGAPAPARSLRDPEVRSAVRGLLALAGPPLPPGPPPEEARRPRRGLHTKRSDRRAISHHYDVGNDFYEIVLGPSMVYSCAYWPAPPPRGTLEEAQRDKLELVCRKLALTPGRRLLDVGCGWGSMAIHAAREHEVDVVGITLSGEQAAYARKRVADEGLTDRVEIRVQDYRDVPDGPYDAISSIGMAEHVGSQRYLEYATVLHRLLKPGGRLLNHQIARRPQRDESAYRLNPFMDAYVFPDGELAPVGTTVSLLERAGFEACDVESLREHYALTLRRWVAQLEAGWDRAVELAGPGRARVWLLYMAASALAFEHGRIGVNQVLAVKTPASGTSGLPLRARTWN
- a CDS encoding ABC transporter ATP-binding protein, with product MTTAPSPGLRPGGPPADRITTVAARATDLSKIYGQGETQVVALDQVSVGFQQAEFTAIMGPSGSGKSTLMHCVAGLDTFSSGSVRIGDTELGSLKDKQLTKLRRDKIGFIFQAFNLLPTLTALENITLPMDIAGRKPDKEWLEKVIRMVGLSDRLSHRPAQLSGGQQQRVAVARALASQPDIIFGDEPTGNLDSRSGAEVLGFLRNSVRELGQTVVMVTHDPVAAAYADRVVFLADGRIVDEMHGPTADSVLDRMKKFDAKGRTS
- a CDS encoding RCC1 domain-containing protein, with protein sequence MVGSVWLRVLVAGVAVLGLAGCSKADRAVIGAPGCPDGGSAGRPDPARPQTGAVWAYGPHSGLPDGARAGGAVPGWSDVVSVADSGYTTVAVKADGTVWAYGTNIKGSLGQGAHERVYEGEPRRVAGISDARSVHVGGETFFVVRRDGTVTAWGSQNILVNAGKREGHQGVPTPRTVPGAEDVVSMGPGSLTTFALRSDGRVLGWGINLTDVLGDEDGTGLTEVDGVEGVVDVASAGGAVVAVRGDGRVCAWGNNAHGLLGVEPHGGQTGRPVLVPGLENIVRVAGGEDLAFALDEDGAVWAWGRGASGVLGDGDTSEHSSAKPVRVRGLPAVRSIAAFQYTGLAVDTDGGLWGWGSGLVLGDHGKGRADGTPVRITVPGPVLEVSGRHVIVEAASEETGDGAGAAGRG
- a CDS encoding DUF4287 domain-containing protein, producing MSQVFSEETHRNLLARIPRCTGREISDWLRTVEEGPSLFRFEEKVSWLRHEYDLAYGHAKAIVHEYDLRRAARKLL
- a CDS encoding ABC transporter permease produces the protein MFRTALRNVLAHKARLLMTVLAVMLGVAFVSGTLVFTNTISDALQKQSAKGFDHIDVAVTAEWREPEGDKPGEYHELTPAMVDDSAGVPGAARAIGVVQGFTALAGKDGKLVGDGFQSQGGNYWGDDDPRYPLTDGRAPKGADEILIDSETAKRTGYQVGDTVRMSVDGPVLEPVVTGVFTTDDGNVAAGGSLTLFDTATAQRMFGKAGTFDEIAVKAKDGVSEAALQSQLEKALPAGTVSTRTGGELADAQAEMIASSMSGLKQGLLVFAGIALFVGTFIIANTFTMLVAQRTRELALMRAVGASRRQVTRSVLIEAFLVGAVAAVVGLLTGVGIGAGLRSLVGSLGATMPDGPLVVTPGTVGTAFAVGILITMLAAWLPGRRAAKIPPVAAMSSVHAQATTRSLVLRNTLGALFAGAGVAVVLVATTMDASDGQAPMGLGAVLLIIGVFVLTPLLSRPLIAAAAPVLRLFGVSGKLARQNSVRNPRRTAATASALMIGLTLITGMTVVAGSLQKSIDKMASSSIKADYVVSMANGHGLTPDVGRMLREADGVTAVSPMRNAAARIDGETAFLTGVDGAAIGGLTEFPVREGAFEVGGTRIVVDHETAERRGWKAGSGLTIAYEDGKKQKLTVAGVYEGNEMFRGIMLDTATLAPHQSDPDDMLLLVKTSDGASDAAKDSLAKALGANPAIKVQDKQDLSNELAQMFTLILNMVYGLLAMAVLVAVIGVINTLAMSVFERSQEIGMLRAIGLDRQGVKRMVRLESLVISLFGGVLGIGLGVFFGWAAGQLLGARMPTYELVLPWERLTLFLLLAGVVGVLAALWPARRAARLNMLQAIKTE
- a CDS encoding Bax inhibitor-1/YccA family protein, with the translated sequence MRSRNPVFSRRGFSRDNGYAGFNTAPQAGGPAVATQGNPYAQPTGSPYAQNPYAQNPYGQQDLQHGAPPQAPAATGRMTIDDVIMRTASTLGLLIVAAALSWALLPVDEANISRAYGIGIGAALLGMVLALVQSFKRKASPALILTYAAVEGVFLGVISNIVDTHVANGAAMQAVLGTMAVFAGVLVAYKAGWIRVNRRFYGFVMAAALGFILLMGVNLLFAVFGGGDGLGFRSGPLGIVFGIVGIILGACFLALDFKQVEDGLAYGAPREEAWFAAFGLTLTLVWIYLEFLRLIAIFNSSD
- a CDS encoding NAD(P)/FAD-dependent oxidoreductase, with translation MSTTERPRILVVGGGYVGLYAARRIQKKMRYGEATVTVVDPRSYMTYQPFLPEAAAGNISPRHVVVPLRRVLPKAEVLTGRVTTIDQDRKVATVAPLVGEAYELPFDYLVIALGAVSRTFPIPGLAEQGIGMKGIEEAIGLRNHVLEQLDKADSTTDEEIRRKALTFVFVGGGFAGAETIGEVEDLARDAAKYYKNVSREDMRFILVDAADKILPEVGPKLGQYGKEHLESRGVEVYLSTSMDSCVDGHVVLKNGLEVDSHTIVWTAGVKPNPALARFGLPLGPRGHVDTQPTLQVTDSDYIWAAGDNAQVPDLVGRKAGNENAWCPPNAQHALRQAKVLGDNVVSAMRGFPQKEYSHANKGAVAGLGLHKGVAMIVVGKMKIKLKGRLAWYMHRTYHGMAMPTFNRKIRVFADWTLAMFLKREVVSLGAIESPREEFYEAAKPAPVPAAAEPVKTEKTEKAEAKAS